The Komagataeibacter sp. FNDCR2 nucleotide sequence CTGGGGCGTCCTTTCTGTCGCTGGGCACGTCAGGGGTTGTCTGGGTCACAACGGATCGCTTCCGGCCGCATCCGGATGGCGGCGTGCATGCATTCTGCCATACCGTGCCGCGAACATGGCACCAGATGGGGGTGACGCTTTCGGCCGCGTCCTCGCTTGCTTGGTGGGCGCGGACAGCAGGCATGTCCATCGCTGACCTTCTGGCCGAGCTGCCAGCGGCGGTGGAACGGCCATCGCCCGTGGTGTTCCTGCCCTATCTGTCCGGGGATCGCACGCCGCATAACGATGCTGACATACGCGGGGTATTCGCGGGCCTGTCGCATGATACAACCCGCGCGGACATGACACAGGCGGTGCTGGAGGGGGTGGCGTTCTCGTTTCGTGATGTTGTGGATGTGCTGGCGCAGGCCGGTTCCGCCATCACTCAGGCCGACGTGATCGGGGGCGGTTCACGTAGCGCCCTATGGGTTTCCATACTGTCCACGGTTACCGGCCTGTCATTGCATAGGCTGGCGCATGGCGAGGTGGATGGCGCGTTTGGCGCGGCCCGGCTGGCACGTATTGCCGTGAGCGGGGAAAGTGTCACCGCAGTGTGCCTGCCACCGCAGCGCAAGGAAACCGTGGCCCCCGATCCCGCGCTGGGTGATGCCTATCATATCCAGCAGGCCCGTTATCGCGCCCTGTACCCGGCGATGCGCACGGCTTTTCCGCCCTGTGCGCCATGACAGGACCAGTGTGCCTGTCCTGTCATGGCATTCCGGGGGCCTTATCCCGCCCGTCCGTCCATCCGGATCGGGGTGCGCACCATGGCCAGCGACAGCAGGGCCGCGACAATCAGGGCCAGCGCGCACATATACCATGCCATGTCGAAGCTGCCGGTCCATGAGACGATATATCCGGTCAGGATGGGGGAGAGCAGCCCCAGCGAATTGCTGCATGTGAGTGTGACGCCCGTTACGGCACCCATCTTCCGCCCGTCTTCCACCATGTCGGTCAGCAGCGCGGTATTGGCGCCATTGGCCGCGATCAGGCAGGCCAGCGCGCCGGACAGCACCAGCAGGATGGGTGTCATGGTATGGAAATGCGGCAGCAGCCCGATTGTCGCCGCCCCGACAAGGCAGGTGGCGACGACAAAACGCCGGTGCGGCGGGTGGATACCGTTGCGGAAGACGAAATGCTCCAGTATCCGCCCGATAATGACCGCGCCAATGGCCGCCACCAGATAGCACAGGGCCGTACTGTTGCCGGTGCCGGTAATGTTGATGTGCAGTTCATGGATAAGGTACAGCGGCATCCACGACATGACCAGGAAGTTCAGGTAATTCTGCGTACACTGCACCACCAGTATCCCGATGAAGGAGGATGAGCGGAACAGGTTGCGTATTTCCCCGATCGAGATGGGTTTGCGCCGTGGCGCGTCGGCTTTTTCCTCCGGGTCGCGGTAAACCAGCCACCAGACCAGCGCCCACGCGATACCGACACAGCCCAGCGCCATGAACTCAAAGCGCCAGCCAAAGAAGGTGATGAGATAGGCCCCCGCGATCGTGCCACCGGCCAGGCCAAGCTGCATGCCGGTCAGCAGTATGGTCATGACCGATCCCCGCTCCCTGGGCAGCGCCCAGTTACGCACGACGGTCGCCCCCACGCCAAAGGTCGGGGCTTCCCCCACGCCCAGCAGCATCCGGGTGAGCAGGAACTGCGTAATGTTCTGCACCATGCCGCCCAGCAGCATGGCGAACGACCACACCCCCACGGCCAGACTGCCGATGGCGCGCGCGCCCACCATGTCGAGCACGATGGTGGAAGGCAGGTTGAGCAGGAAATACGACCACAGGAAACTGGACGAGACCCAGCCCATCTGCACCGGCGTCAGGGAAAATTCCTTGCCCATTGTCGGCAGGGCGATGGACAGCGCGGCACGGTCGCCATAGCTGATGGCGTACATCAGGAAGACGAGGAAGAAGAACACGTAGCGGGCGGGAATAGCACGCCTGCTTCGTGCGTCAGTGGCGGTTTCACCTGTTGTCACGCTGCGGGACTCCTGATGTGCCTTGAATTGACCATGGGGAAGGGGCTGCCACGTTCAGTGCCGGGTCATGGTGGGGTGCCCGTGGCCGCATCCATTGTTCCCTCGGCCACGATCTTGCGTTTCGCGGGGCGGTCATGGCGCAGCATCCACACGCCTGAGCCGATGATCAGCAGCCCACCCATCACCATGGCGATGCCGGGCATTTCCCCAAAGCCGAACCACCCGATGAGCGCGGCCCAAAGCAGCCCCGAATAGGCGAAGGGACCAATGGCTGAAACCTGTGCCGAGGCGAAGGCTTCGGTCTGCAGCACCTGCGCGATACCGGCGAAGGCCCCCACGGCGACAAGGCAGGCGGCCTCGGTCAGGCCGGGCGTAGTCCAGATGAAGGGCAGGGGCAGCGCGGTCATGACCGTCATCAGGATGGCCTGCCACAGGGCGATGGTGGTGCTGGATTCCGTGGCGGAAAGCTGGCGGATCTGCATGGTGGTCAGGGCGCCCACGGCCCCCTGCGCCAGCGCCATGAAATAGGCCCAGCTCGGGACGGCGCTGCCCGCGCCATGCAGCAGCCCCTTGCCCAGCGCGACCACGATCACGCCGGAAAACCCGATCGAGACCGCAACCCACCGCTGGAGCGACGGCCGTTCATGCAGGAGCGGGATGGACAGCAGGACCAGGAACAGTGGCTGCGTGTAGGACAGGACCTGCTGCTCCGCCAGTGGCAGGCGCGTTACGGTTATCACCACCATGATCATGCTGACCAGCCCGACAACCGAGCGCAGCACATGGCCCCCGAAATGATGTGTTTTCAGTACAATGCCCGTGCGCGCCGCGATCAGCAGCACGAAGGGCAGGGAAAACAGGTTTCGGAAGAAAATGATCTCAAGGGCGGGAAGGCTCGATCCTGTCAGTTTCTGCAGGGCATTGAGGGCGGCGGTAAAAAACGTCGCCGATGCCAGAAGGAGTGCCCCACGTTTCAGGTCATGCTTCATTTTGTCCGTACCTCAATGCACGACATGGACGAGGGCGCGCTTCATGAAGGATCAATGCCGGTCAATACCCCCTGCGTGTTTCACGTTGCGTTACCGTAACGCAGGGGGCCTGTTCCGGGTTATAGGAGTTCGTTGCCGGGTAATAAGAAATTCTTATGGCTGGGCCGTCAGTCCCCAAGCTCGCAGGCCGGGGTCAGCACGCCGCCGCTGACCTCGATTTCCGCGCGGATGGCGCGGGCCAGTTCCAGTGAACCGGGGGTGTCGCTATGTACCAGAATGGACCGGGCCCTGACCGGCAGGCGCGTGCCGTCGATGGTCGTGACGGACCCATCGTGCAGGAACTGGTTCACGCGGGCCCGTACGGATGCCAGATCATGGATGACCGCACCGGGCTGCCCGCGCGGAACCAGCGTGCCCTGTGTCGTATATGCCCGGTCGGCCAGGAACAGGGTCCGTGCCCGCAGCCCGGCTTTTTCAGCGGCCCGTTCCGTTGCCTGACCGGGCATGCAGAACACGCTCAGTTCCCGGTCCAGCGCGGCGATGGCGCGGGTCAGGCGCAGGGCGAGGGCTTCATCCGCATTGGCCATGTTACCGAACGCGGCATGGTAGCTGACATGCGTCACCCGATGGCCGTGGCGCGCGGCAATGCCCTGCAGGGCGCCGATCTGGTAGCACAGCATGGATTCCATATCCGCATCGGATACGGCCATGGCGCGCCGCCCGAAACCGGTCAGGTCCGGCAGGCCGGGATGTGCGCCGATACCAACGCCCTTTTCCTTCGCCAGCCGCACGGTGCGGTCCATGATGGCGTAGTCACCCGCATGGAAACCGCAGGCGATATTGGCCGAGGAGACGGTATCCATCAGCCCGTCATCATCGGCAATGCGCCAGCGGCCAAAGCCTTCGCCCATGTCGGAATTGAGGTCGATCTTCATGCCTTGTCTCCAGACTTTACACCAGTGCGGCGGCGGGCGGATGCGCGGTAATGGGCAACCATCATGCGCAGGTCGTCAAGATAGGCGTTGACCGGCCGCATGGCCGCGACACCCTGTTCGAAGCTGCATTCATGCAACTGGATGCGCGTGCCGATACGCGCCTGCGCCAGACGCCACAGGTCGGCTTCGATCACGGTGGCGATGCGGGGATAGCCGCCAACGGTATTGGCGTCGGCCAGTTGCACGATCGGCTCGCCCGCGGGCGGAACCTGCACGATACCGGCAACGACACCGTAGGAACGCAGCTCCACCCGATGGCGCAGCTCAAGCGGTTCGCCCGTCAGACGGTAGCCCACGCGATTGCTCTGGGGTGTGATGCGCCACTGGGTGTTCCACAGGCGTTCCTGTGCCTCAGGCGTAAAAAGCCCGTAATCGGTCGCTGTCATGGCGCGCAGGTGGATGAGCTTGCTGTCATCCTGCCCGGCTACGGTATCCAGAACCGTAGTGGGGGGAAGGGCGCCATAACCCGAGACCTCGGGCGGGGCGCCAGTAATTTCCAGCGTGTCACCCGCCTCCAGCGGGCGGCCGTCCAGCCCGCCAAAGCCGCCACGTAGCTGCGTGCTGCGCGAACCCAGCACAACCGGCACCTCGATCCCGCCCGTAACGCAGATATAGCCGCGCGCACCTTTTCGGGGTGGTCCCACGCGAAGTTCCTGCCCTGCCGCCGCCGTTGCGACCATCCATGGCAGGATGGTCAGGCCATCAAGCTCGATCACGGCGTCGATGCCGGTCACTACAAAGCTGGTCGCCGCGTCAAATCGCAGGGCGAACGGATAGGTCTGGAGCTCGATGCAGGCATCATCGACCTCATTGCCCAGCAGGATATTGCCCACCTGCAAGGCAAGGGGGTCCATCACCCCCGATGTGCCCACGCCGAGATCACGGTAACCGGGGCGACCCAGATCCTGCACCGTGTTCAGGGCTGATGTTTCAAGGATCGTAATCACAGCTCTATGCTTTCCGGATAAAAGCGGATGCGGTCGCCAACGGCAAACAGGGCGGGCGGCTGCCTGTCGGGATCAAACAGGCGCAACTCCGTATAACCGATGGAATTCCATCCATTAGGCCCGGTCAGCGCGGAAATGCCAGCCTGCATGCCGCCGATGATGACCGTCCCGGCCTGCATGTTCAGCGACGGCACGGTCTTGCGGGGCGTTGCGATGCGCGGATCCAGCCCGTGCAGGTACCCAAAGCCCGGCGCGCTGCCTATGGCGCAGACCGTGTACTCGCTGCCATGGTGGATGGAAATCACCTCCTGCGGCGGCAGGCCTGCATGGGCGCAGACCGCTGCAAGATCTTCACCCAGCGCGCCACCGTAGCGCACGCCGATTTCAAACAGGCGGCCCTCGATATGCCGTTCGGGCAGGGTGTCCCATGCATGGCGCAGCCACTCGGCCACGGCTTCGGGGCTTGCGGGCGGGGCGGAAAAGACCAGCATGAGGTTGGTCACGCCGGGAATAAGCTCCCGCACGTCGGGCCGGGCCCGCGCCGCGTCCATCAGTGCCCAGATGCGGCGCTGATGGGCCATGGTAAAATCACCCGGCGCCTCGAACAGCATGGCGCGCGTGCCGATCATGCTTATGGCAGGAGCCGCACCTGTATCGCGCTCCACATCGTTCTTCATATCCGTGTTCAAAATACACAGTCCCTGGAACAGTGCTGGTTCATGCCCTGAAAATGGCCGGCTCCGGCA carries:
- a CDS encoding MFS transporter; its protein translation is MTTGETATDARSRRAIPARYVFFFLVFLMYAISYGDRAALSIALPTMGKEFSLTPVQMGWVSSSFLWSYFLLNLPSTIVLDMVGARAIGSLAVGVWSFAMLLGGMVQNITQFLLTRMLLGVGEAPTFGVGATVVRNWALPRERGSVMTILLTGMQLGLAGGTIAGAYLITFFGWRFEFMALGCVGIAWALVWWLVYRDPEEKADAPRRKPISIGEIRNLFRSSSFIGILVVQCTQNYLNFLVMSWMPLYLIHELHINITGTGNSTALCYLVAAIGAVIIGRILEHFVFRNGIHPPHRRFVVATCLVGAATIGLLPHFHTMTPILLVLSGALACLIAANGANTALLTDMVEDGRKMGAVTGVTLTCSNSLGLLSPILTGYIVSWTGSFDMAWYMCALALIVAALLSLAMVRTPIRMDGRAG
- a CDS encoding DMT family transporter, with product MKHDLKRGALLLASATFFTAALNALQKLTGSSLPALEIIFFRNLFSLPFVLLIAARTGIVLKTHHFGGHVLRSVVGLVSMIMVVITVTRLPLAEQQVLSYTQPLFLVLLSIPLLHERPSLQRWVAVSIGFSGVIVVALGKGLLHGAGSAVPSWAYFMALAQGAVGALTTMQIRQLSATESSTTIALWQAILMTVMTALPLPFIWTTPGLTEAACLVAVGAFAGIAQVLQTEAFASAQVSAIGPFAYSGLLWAALIGWFGFGEMPGIAMVMGGLLIIGSGVWMLRHDRPAKRKIVAEGTMDAATGTPP
- a CDS encoding LamB/YcsF family protein codes for the protein MKIDLNSDMGEGFGRWRIADDDGLMDTVSSANIACGFHAGDYAIMDRTVRLAKEKGVGIGAHPGLPDLTGFGRRAMAVSDADMESMLCYQIGALQGIAARHGHRVTHVSYHAAFGNMANADEALALRLTRAIAALDRELSVFCMPGQATERAAEKAGLRARTLFLADRAYTTQGTLVPRGQPGAVIHDLASVRARVNQFLHDGSVTTIDGTRLPVRARSILVHSDTPGSLELARAIRAEIEVSGGVLTPACELGD
- a CDS encoding biotin-dependent carboxyltransferase family protein — protein: MITILETSALNTVQDLGRPGYRDLGVGTSGVMDPLALQVGNILLGNEVDDACIELQTYPFALRFDAATSFVVTGIDAVIELDGLTILPWMVATAAAGQELRVGPPRKGARGYICVTGGIEVPVVLGSRSTQLRGGFGGLDGRPLEAGDTLEITGAPPEVSGYGALPPTTVLDTVAGQDDSKLIHLRAMTATDYGLFTPEAQERLWNTQWRITPQSNRVGYRLTGEPLELRHRVELRSYGVVAGIVQVPPAGEPIVQLADANTVGGYPRIATVIEADLWRLAQARIGTRIQLHECSFEQGVAAMRPVNAYLDDLRMMVAHYRASARRRTGVKSGDKA
- the pxpB gene encoding 5-oxoprolinase subunit PxpB, whose translation is MKNDVERDTGAAPAISMIGTRAMLFEAPGDFTMAHQRRIWALMDAARARPDVRELIPGVTNLMLVFSAPPASPEAVAEWLRHAWDTLPERHIEGRLFEIGVRYGGALGEDLAAVCAHAGLPPQEVISIHHGSEYTVCAIGSAPGFGYLHGLDPRIATPRKTVPSLNMQAGTVIIGGMQAGISALTGPNGWNSIGYTELRLFDPDRQPPALFAVGDRIRFYPESIEL